One stretch of Euphorbia lathyris chromosome 7, ddEupLath1.1, whole genome shotgun sequence DNA includes these proteins:
- the LOC136234871 gene encoding G-type lectin S-receptor-like serine/threonine-protein kinase LECRK3 — MYLLFLLLLLLNSIASKASMIITLGSSLNPINNSYWSSDSGHFAFGFYPQGRQFSIGIFMPSIQQKTVIWTANPNDPPLSRNATLILDLQGRLTLRGGEQISIANTLSPASSASMLDSGNFVLYDSDSNIIWQTFDVPTDTILPGQRLLAGKQLVSTNSDGRFGLRMRTNGNLIMHALNYPFKTDYFYWRSRTNAGDNVTLNLDTNGQLFLLSTNGVKLKTLNIDSRNISGKAMYRATVDSDGIFRLYSHNLGKFSNWSIEWQSSNNKCDPTGICGQNSYCSVAVDQNPVCTCLPSFDFIDDRRKNFGCQWNSITNGCAGGKEWNFSFQEVENVSWETSSQYSTLQSATKEACRDDCFRDCDCEAAIYTKQQCSKLKFPLMLGKMQQIEQTTFIKTSSRLISSAERNAKTTVLIICIVVSTCALVMMITFGILFYRFRVWNYRKISNSSQGNDELFEDVTLRAFTYEELKNATNNFEDEIGRGGFGTVYRGLVSNGSRVVAIKRLQKVMAEGEREFRNEMRIIGRTHHKSLVRLLGYCHDETHRLLVYEYMKNGSLADFLFRRAGADKADWEGRIEIAIKIARGIVYLHEECETQIIHCDIKPENILMDENEWPKIADFGLSKLLMPDQSMTYTGVRGTRGYVAPEWHSNAPITVKVDVYSFGIMLLEIICCRRNVEMDVEDDEVVLANWVYKCFEGKELYKITKEKEVEETEVERIVKVGLWCIQDEPSLRPSMNKVVLMLDGTIDTPQPPASPSFSTATKHY, encoded by the coding sequence ATGTACTTGctattccttcttcttcttcttttgaatTCTATAGCTTCAAAAGCATCCATGATCATCACCCTAGGTTCATCTCTCAATCCGATAAACAACTCCTACTGGTCTTCAGATTCCGGCCATTTCGCCTTCGGTTTTTATCCACAAGGCCGCCAGTTCTCCATCGGCATCTTCATGCCATCAATCCAGCAGAAAACTGTAATATGGACAGCAAATCCAAATGATCCACCTCTTTCCAGGAATGCCACTTTAATCTTAGACCTTCAAGGTCGACTTACCTTGCGAGGCGGTGAACAGATTTCAATTGCCAATACTCTCTCCCCAGCCTCCTCCGCCTCCATGCTCGACTCCGGTAACTTCGTTCTCTACGATTCCGACTCCAACATCATATGGCAGACTTTTGATGTTCCAACTGACACTATCTTACCGGGACAGCGTCTATTAGCAGGGAAACAGCTGGTGTCTACCAACTCCGACGGAAGATTTGGACTCAGGATGCGAACCAATGGAAATCTAATAATGCACGCATTGAATTATCCATTTAAGACCGATTATTTCTATTGGAGATCGCGAACAAACGCAGGAGATAATGTCACTCTGAATCTCGATACTAATGGTCAGTTGTTTTTACTTAGTACTAATGGCGTTAAGCTAAAAACTCTCAATATTGATAGCAGAAACATTTCGGGTAAAGCAATGTATCGTGCAACTGTTGACTCCGATGGAATATTCCGGCTGTACTCACATAATTTGGGGAAATTCAGTAATTGGTCAATTGAATGGCAGTCTTCTAACAACAAGTGTGATCCCACCGGCATCTGTGGCCAGAATTCATATTGTTCTGTTGCAGTAGATCAGAATCCGGTATGCACTTGTCTTCCTAGTTTTGATTTTATTGACGATCGCCGGAAGAATTTTGGATGTCAATGGAATTCCATCACCAACGGTTGCGCCGGTGGGAAAGAGTGGAATTTCAGTTTTCAGGAAGTGGAGAATGTATCATGGGAAACCAGTAGCCAGTACTCTACCCTTCAATCTGCCACAAAAGAAGCCTGCAGAGATGATTGCTTTCGAGACTGCGACTGCGAGGCTGCCATATATACGAAACAACAGTGCAGTAAGCTCAAATTTCCATTAATGCTTGGAAAAATGcagcaaattgaacaaacaactTTCATCAAGACGAGCAGTAGACTAATTTCATCGGCGGAAAGAAATGCGAAAACGACAGTGTTGATAATTTGTATTGTTGTCTCCACATGTGCACTTGTTATGATGATAACATTTGGGattcttttttatagatttcGTGTCTGGAACTATAGAAAGATTTCGAATTCGAGTCAGGGGAATGATGAACTGTTTGAAGATGTGACATTGCGAGCATTTACATACGAGGAGCTAAAAAACGCAACGAACAATTTCGAGGATGAAATTGGCAGAGGAGGTTTTGGGACAGTTTACAGAGGGTTGGTTTCAAATGGAAGCAGAGTAGTCGCAATCAAGAGGCTacagaaagttatggcagaaggCGAAAGAGAGTTCCGAAATGAGATGAGAATTATAGGAAGAACTCATCACAAAAGTTTGGTTCGATTGCTTGGATACTGCCATGACGAAACACACAGGCTTCTGGTGTACGAGTACATGAAAAATGGTTCACTCGCAGATTTCCTTTTCAGGCGTGCAGGTGCAGACAAAGCAGACTGGGAGGGCAGAATAGAAATAGCCATAAAAATAGCCAGAGGCATAGTGTATTTACACGAAGAATGCGAGACTCAAATAATCCATTGCGACATAAAACCAGAAAACATACTGATGGATGAGAATGAATGGCCTAAAATAGCAGATTTTGGGTTGTCAAAGCTGCTGATGCCTGACCAGTCCATGACATACACTGGCGTGAGAGGAACAAGGGGATATGTTGCACCAGAATGGCATAGTAACGCACCTATAACAGTGAAGGTAGATGTATACAGCTTTGGAATAATGTTGCTTGAGATAATATGTTGTAGAAGGAACGTGGAAATGGATGTTGAAGATGATGAAGTGGTTCTAGCCAACTGGGTTTATAAATGCTTTGAAGGAAAGGAGCTATACAAGATAACAAAGGAGAAAGAGGTGGAAGAAACTGAAGTTGAGAGAATAGTAAAGGTAGGCCTTTGGTGTATCCAAGATGAGCCATCATTGAGACCATCAATGAACAAGGTGGTATTAATGTTGGATGGAACCATAGATACACCACAACCACCTGCTTCTCCATCCTTTTCCACTGCTACAAAGCACTACTGA